The Oncorhynchus nerka isolate Pitt River linkage group LG24, Oner_Uvic_2.0, whole genome shotgun sequence genome has a window encoding:
- the LOC115108550 gene encoding discoidin domain-containing receptor 2-like isoform X2 — MKCLWGRHFPLIILLYLLGDVTSQVNPGVCRYPLGMSGGQIQDEDISASSQWSESTAARYGRLDFEEGDGAWCPEITVEPDSLKEFLQIDLRSLHFITLVGTQGRHAGGIGNEFAQMYKIKYSRDGSRWISWRNRQGKQVIEGNRNAYDIVLKDLEPPIIARFVRFMPVSDHSMNVCMRVELYGCEWLDGLVSYNAPAGEQMSLEGQPVHLNDSVYDGAVIYSMTEGLGQLTDGMCGLDDFTHSHVYNVWPGYDYVGWTNESFPNGYVEIMFEFDRTRNFTTMKVHCNNMFMKHVKAFRQVVCYFRSEADWEATPLSFSPVVDDVNLSARFVTISLANHMASAIKCQFYFAEAWMMFSEITFQSDTAMYNTTLAPPKTGSSPPTSTQPDDSNTRILIVCLVAIILILVAIIVIILWRQVWQKMLEKASRRMLDDELTASLSLQSETFAYSHNNPTSSSAPSEQESSSTYERIFPLGPDYQEPSRLIRMLPEFSHTSKDAVSTSTAVTASKAPTATVAQDGVPHYAEADIVNLQGVTGGNTYAVPALTMDLLSGKDVAVEEFPRKLLTFKEKLGEGQFGEVHLCEAEGMKEFIDEDFSFNISDNQPVLVAVKMLRADANKNARNDFLKEIKIMSRLKDPNIIRLLAVCICSDPLCMITEYMENGDLNQFLSRHEPEGQIALISKVTTVGYSDLRYMATQIASGMRYLSSLNFVHRDLATRNCLVGKNYTIKIADFGMSRNLYSGDYYRIQGRAVLPIRWMSWESILLGKFTTASDVWAFGVTLWETLTFCKEQPYSQLTDEQVIENTGEFFRDQKRQIYLPQPVLCPDSLYKIMLCCWRRNTKERPSFQEIHRVLLESQA; from the exons GTGTGTGTCGGTACCCTCTGGGGATGTCCGGAGGACAAATTCAGGATGAAGACATCTCTGCCTCCAGTCAGTGGTCTGAGTCTACAGCTGCTAGATACGGCAG GTTAGACTTTGAGGAGGGTGATGGTGCATGGTGTCCAGAGATAACGGTTGAACCAGACAGTCTAAAGGAGTTCCTCCAGATAGACCTGCGTTCCCTCCACTTCATCACCCTGGTGGGCACCCAGGGCCGCCATGCAGGGGGCATCGGCAACGAGTTCGCCCAGATGTACAAGATTAAATATAGCCGTGACGGCAGCCGCTGGATTTCCTGGAGGAACAGACAGGGCAAACAG GTGATAGAGGGAAACAGGAATGCATATGACATTGTGCTGAAGGACCTGGAGCCTCCGATCATCGCCCGCTTCGTGAGGTTCATGCCCGTCTCAGACCACTCCATGAACGTCTGCATGAGGGTAGAGCTCTACGGCTGTGAGTGGCTTG ATGGTCTGGTGTCCTACAACGCCCCAGCAGGAGAACAGATGAGTCTGGAGGGCCAGCCTGTCCACCTCAATGACTCGGTGTATGATGGAGCCGTCATCTACAG TATGACGGAGGGCCTGGGCCAGCTGACTGATGGAATGTGTGGATTAGATGACTTCACCCACAGCCACGTCTACAATGTGTGGCCTGGTTACGACTACGTGGGATGGACCAATGAGAGCTTTCCCAATGGATACGTGGAGATCATGTTCGAGTTTGACCGCACTCGCAATTTCACCACCATGAAG GTGCACTGTAACAACATGTTCATGAAGCATGTCAAGGCATTCCGCCAGGTGGTGTGTTACTTCCGTTCTGAGGCTGACTGGGAGGCCACGCCCCTTTCCTTTAGTCCCGTGGTGGATGACGTCAATCTCAGCGCCCGCTTCGTCACCATCTCTCTGGCCAATCATATGGCCAGCGCAATCAAGTGCCAGTTCTACTTTGCTGAAGCCTGGATGATGTTTAGCGAAATCACCTTCCAGTCAG ACACAGCCATGTACAATACTACCCTGGCACCCCCCAAGACCGGCAGCAGCCCCCCCACTAGCACTCAACCAG ATGACAGCAACACCAGAATTCTGATTGTCTGCCTGGTGGCCATCATTCTAATCCTTGTCGCCATCATTGTCATCATCCTCTGGAGGCAGGTCTGGCAGAAGATGCTGGAGAAG GCCTCGCGGCGGATGCTGGACGATGAACTAACTGCTAGTCTGTCACTACAGAGCGAGACGTTCGCCTACAGCCACAACAACCCAACATCATCGTCAGCACCCAGCGAGCAGGAGTCTAGCTCCACCTACGAGCGTATCTTCCCCCTGGGCCCTGACTACCAGGAACCATCACGACTCATACGCATGCTACCTGAGTTCTCCCACACCTCCAAGGATGCCG TTTCGACCAGCACAGCAGTGACAGCCTCCAAGGCTCCCACTGCAACAGTTGCCCAGGACGGAGTCCCTCACTATGCAGAGGCAGACATCGTCAACCTGCAGGGCGTAACCGGGGGCAACACGTACGCGGTCCCTGCTTTAACCATGGACCTGCTGTCAGGGAAGGACGTGGCAGTGGAAGAGTTCCCCAGGAAACTGCTCACCTTCAAAGAGAAGCTGGGCGAGGGACAGTTTGGAGAG GTCCACTTGTGTGAGGCAGAGGGCATGAAGGAGTTTATAGATGAGGATTTCTCCTTCAACATCAGTGACAACCAGCCAGTACTGGTTGCTGTTAAGATGCTCAGAGCAGATGCTAACAAAAACGCCAG GAATGACTTCCTGAAGGAGATTAAGATCATGTCACGTCTGAAGGACCCCAACATCATCCGTCTGCTGGCCGTGTGTATCTGCAGCGACCCCCTCTGCATGATCACAGAGTACATGGAGAACGGTGACCTCAACCAGTTCCTGTCCCGCCATGAACCTGAGGGACAGATAGCACTCATCAGCAAAGTAACCACTGTCGG CTACAGTGACCTGCGCTACATGGCCACTCAGATTGCCTCAGGGATGAGGTACCTCTCCTCGCTTAACTTTGTCCACAGAGACCTGGCCACGAGGAACTGTCTGGTGGGGAAGAACTACACCATCAAGATTGCTGACTTTGGCATGAGCAGGAACCTGTACAGTGGAGACTACTACCGCATCCAGGGTCGGGCCGTGCTGCCCATACGATGGATGTCCTGGGAGAGCATACTGCTG GGTAAGTTCACCACAGCCAGTGACGTGTGGGCGTTTGGGGTGACACTGTGGGAGACCCTGACCTTCTGTAAGGAGCAGCCTTACTCCCAGCTGACTGATGAACAGGTCATAGAGAACACTGGGGAGTTCTTCAGGGACCAGAAACGACAG ATCTACCTGCCCCAGCCAGTGCTGTGTCCTGACTCTTTGTATAAGATCATGCTGTGTTGTTGGAGAAGGAACACCAAGGAGAGGCCTTCCTTCCAGGAGATTCACAGAGTGCTGTTGGAAAGCCAAGCTTAG
- the LOC115108550 gene encoding discoidin domain-containing receptor 2-like isoform X3 has protein sequence MKCLWGRHFPLIILLYLLGDVTSQVNPGVCRYPLGMSGGQIQDEDISASSQWSESTAARYGRLDFEEGDGAWCPEITVEPDSLKEFLQIDLRSLHFITLVGTQGRHAGGIGNEFAQMYKIKYSRDGSRWISWRNRQGKQVIEGNRNAYDIVLKDLEPPIIARFVRFMPVSDHSMNVCMRVELYGCEWLDGLVSYNAPAGEQMSLEGQPVHLNDSVYDGAVIYSMTEGLGQLTDGMCGLDDFTHSHVYNVWPGYDYVGWTNESFPNGYVEIMFEFDRTRNFTTMKVHCNNMFMKHVKAFRQVVCYFRSEADWEATPLSFSPVVDDVNLSARFVTISLANHMASAIKCQFYFAEAWMMFSEITFQSDTAMYNTTLAPPKTGSSPPTSTQPGDDPTHKIDDSNTRILIVCLVAIILILVAIIVIILWRQVWQKMLEKSETFAYSHNNPTSSSAPSEQESSSTYERIFPLGPDYQEPSRLIRMLPEFSHTSKDAVSTSTAVTASKAPTATVAQDGVPHYAEADIVNLQGVTGGNTYAVPALTMDLLSGKDVAVEEFPRKLLTFKEKLGEGQFGEVHLCEAEGMKEFIDEDFSFNISDNQPVLVAVKMLRADANKNARNDFLKEIKIMSRLKDPNIIRLLAVCICSDPLCMITEYMENGDLNQFLSRHEPEGQIALISKVTTVGYSDLRYMATQIASGMRYLSSLNFVHRDLATRNCLVGKNYTIKIADFGMSRNLYSGDYYRIQGRAVLPIRWMSWESILLGKFTTASDVWAFGVTLWETLTFCKEQPYSQLTDEQVIENTGEFFRDQKRQIYLPQPVLCPDSLYKIMLCCWRRNTKERPSFQEIHRVLLESQA, from the exons GTGTGTGTCGGTACCCTCTGGGGATGTCCGGAGGACAAATTCAGGATGAAGACATCTCTGCCTCCAGTCAGTGGTCTGAGTCTACAGCTGCTAGATACGGCAG GTTAGACTTTGAGGAGGGTGATGGTGCATGGTGTCCAGAGATAACGGTTGAACCAGACAGTCTAAAGGAGTTCCTCCAGATAGACCTGCGTTCCCTCCACTTCATCACCCTGGTGGGCACCCAGGGCCGCCATGCAGGGGGCATCGGCAACGAGTTCGCCCAGATGTACAAGATTAAATATAGCCGTGACGGCAGCCGCTGGATTTCCTGGAGGAACAGACAGGGCAAACAG GTGATAGAGGGAAACAGGAATGCATATGACATTGTGCTGAAGGACCTGGAGCCTCCGATCATCGCCCGCTTCGTGAGGTTCATGCCCGTCTCAGACCACTCCATGAACGTCTGCATGAGGGTAGAGCTCTACGGCTGTGAGTGGCTTG ATGGTCTGGTGTCCTACAACGCCCCAGCAGGAGAACAGATGAGTCTGGAGGGCCAGCCTGTCCACCTCAATGACTCGGTGTATGATGGAGCCGTCATCTACAG TATGACGGAGGGCCTGGGCCAGCTGACTGATGGAATGTGTGGATTAGATGACTTCACCCACAGCCACGTCTACAATGTGTGGCCTGGTTACGACTACGTGGGATGGACCAATGAGAGCTTTCCCAATGGATACGTGGAGATCATGTTCGAGTTTGACCGCACTCGCAATTTCACCACCATGAAG GTGCACTGTAACAACATGTTCATGAAGCATGTCAAGGCATTCCGCCAGGTGGTGTGTTACTTCCGTTCTGAGGCTGACTGGGAGGCCACGCCCCTTTCCTTTAGTCCCGTGGTGGATGACGTCAATCTCAGCGCCCGCTTCGTCACCATCTCTCTGGCCAATCATATGGCCAGCGCAATCAAGTGCCAGTTCTACTTTGCTGAAGCCTGGATGATGTTTAGCGAAATCACCTTCCAGTCAG ACACAGCCATGTACAATACTACCCTGGCACCCCCCAAGACCGGCAGCAGCCCCCCCACTAGCACTCAACCAG GGGATGACCCCACCCACAAAATAGATGACAGCAACACCAGAATTCTGATTGTCTGCCTGGTGGCCATCATTCTAATCCTTGTCGCCATCATTGTCATCATCCTCTGGAGGCAGGTCTGGCAGAAGATGCTGGAGAAG AGCGAGACGTTCGCCTACAGCCACAACAACCCAACATCATCGTCAGCACCCAGCGAGCAGGAGTCTAGCTCCACCTACGAGCGTATCTTCCCCCTGGGCCCTGACTACCAGGAACCATCACGACTCATACGCATGCTACCTGAGTTCTCCCACACCTCCAAGGATGCCG TTTCGACCAGCACAGCAGTGACAGCCTCCAAGGCTCCCACTGCAACAGTTGCCCAGGACGGAGTCCCTCACTATGCAGAGGCAGACATCGTCAACCTGCAGGGCGTAACCGGGGGCAACACGTACGCGGTCCCTGCTTTAACCATGGACCTGCTGTCAGGGAAGGACGTGGCAGTGGAAGAGTTCCCCAGGAAACTGCTCACCTTCAAAGAGAAGCTGGGCGAGGGACAGTTTGGAGAG GTCCACTTGTGTGAGGCAGAGGGCATGAAGGAGTTTATAGATGAGGATTTCTCCTTCAACATCAGTGACAACCAGCCAGTACTGGTTGCTGTTAAGATGCTCAGAGCAGATGCTAACAAAAACGCCAG GAATGACTTCCTGAAGGAGATTAAGATCATGTCACGTCTGAAGGACCCCAACATCATCCGTCTGCTGGCCGTGTGTATCTGCAGCGACCCCCTCTGCATGATCACAGAGTACATGGAGAACGGTGACCTCAACCAGTTCCTGTCCCGCCATGAACCTGAGGGACAGATAGCACTCATCAGCAAAGTAACCACTGTCGG CTACAGTGACCTGCGCTACATGGCCACTCAGATTGCCTCAGGGATGAGGTACCTCTCCTCGCTTAACTTTGTCCACAGAGACCTGGCCACGAGGAACTGTCTGGTGGGGAAGAACTACACCATCAAGATTGCTGACTTTGGCATGAGCAGGAACCTGTACAGTGGAGACTACTACCGCATCCAGGGTCGGGCCGTGCTGCCCATACGATGGATGTCCTGGGAGAGCATACTGCTG GGTAAGTTCACCACAGCCAGTGACGTGTGGGCGTTTGGGGTGACACTGTGGGAGACCCTGACCTTCTGTAAGGAGCAGCCTTACTCCCAGCTGACTGATGAACAGGTCATAGAGAACACTGGGGAGTTCTTCAGGGACCAGAAACGACAG ATCTACCTGCCCCAGCCAGTGCTGTGTCCTGACTCTTTGTATAAGATCATGCTGTGTTGTTGGAGAAGGAACACCAAGGAGAGGCCTTCCTTCCAGGAGATTCACAGAGTGCTGTTGGAAAGCCAAGCTTAG
- the LOC115108550 gene encoding discoidin domain-containing receptor 2-like isoform X1 — MKCLWGRHFPLIILLYLLGDVTSQVNPGVCRYPLGMSGGQIQDEDISASSQWSESTAARYGRLDFEEGDGAWCPEITVEPDSLKEFLQIDLRSLHFITLVGTQGRHAGGIGNEFAQMYKIKYSRDGSRWISWRNRQGKQVIEGNRNAYDIVLKDLEPPIIARFVRFMPVSDHSMNVCMRVELYGCEWLDGLVSYNAPAGEQMSLEGQPVHLNDSVYDGAVIYSMTEGLGQLTDGMCGLDDFTHSHVYNVWPGYDYVGWTNESFPNGYVEIMFEFDRTRNFTTMKVHCNNMFMKHVKAFRQVVCYFRSEADWEATPLSFSPVVDDVNLSARFVTISLANHMASAIKCQFYFAEAWMMFSEITFQSDTAMYNTTLAPPKTGSSPPTSTQPGDDPTHKIDDSNTRILIVCLVAIILILVAIIVIILWRQVWQKMLEKASRRMLDDELTASLSLQSETFAYSHNNPTSSSAPSEQESSSTYERIFPLGPDYQEPSRLIRMLPEFSHTSKDAVSTSTAVTASKAPTATVAQDGVPHYAEADIVNLQGVTGGNTYAVPALTMDLLSGKDVAVEEFPRKLLTFKEKLGEGQFGEVHLCEAEGMKEFIDEDFSFNISDNQPVLVAVKMLRADANKNARNDFLKEIKIMSRLKDPNIIRLLAVCICSDPLCMITEYMENGDLNQFLSRHEPEGQIALISKVTTVGYSDLRYMATQIASGMRYLSSLNFVHRDLATRNCLVGKNYTIKIADFGMSRNLYSGDYYRIQGRAVLPIRWMSWESILLGKFTTASDVWAFGVTLWETLTFCKEQPYSQLTDEQVIENTGEFFRDQKRQIYLPQPVLCPDSLYKIMLCCWRRNTKERPSFQEIHRVLLESQA, encoded by the exons GTGTGTGTCGGTACCCTCTGGGGATGTCCGGAGGACAAATTCAGGATGAAGACATCTCTGCCTCCAGTCAGTGGTCTGAGTCTACAGCTGCTAGATACGGCAG GTTAGACTTTGAGGAGGGTGATGGTGCATGGTGTCCAGAGATAACGGTTGAACCAGACAGTCTAAAGGAGTTCCTCCAGATAGACCTGCGTTCCCTCCACTTCATCACCCTGGTGGGCACCCAGGGCCGCCATGCAGGGGGCATCGGCAACGAGTTCGCCCAGATGTACAAGATTAAATATAGCCGTGACGGCAGCCGCTGGATTTCCTGGAGGAACAGACAGGGCAAACAG GTGATAGAGGGAAACAGGAATGCATATGACATTGTGCTGAAGGACCTGGAGCCTCCGATCATCGCCCGCTTCGTGAGGTTCATGCCCGTCTCAGACCACTCCATGAACGTCTGCATGAGGGTAGAGCTCTACGGCTGTGAGTGGCTTG ATGGTCTGGTGTCCTACAACGCCCCAGCAGGAGAACAGATGAGTCTGGAGGGCCAGCCTGTCCACCTCAATGACTCGGTGTATGATGGAGCCGTCATCTACAG TATGACGGAGGGCCTGGGCCAGCTGACTGATGGAATGTGTGGATTAGATGACTTCACCCACAGCCACGTCTACAATGTGTGGCCTGGTTACGACTACGTGGGATGGACCAATGAGAGCTTTCCCAATGGATACGTGGAGATCATGTTCGAGTTTGACCGCACTCGCAATTTCACCACCATGAAG GTGCACTGTAACAACATGTTCATGAAGCATGTCAAGGCATTCCGCCAGGTGGTGTGTTACTTCCGTTCTGAGGCTGACTGGGAGGCCACGCCCCTTTCCTTTAGTCCCGTGGTGGATGACGTCAATCTCAGCGCCCGCTTCGTCACCATCTCTCTGGCCAATCATATGGCCAGCGCAATCAAGTGCCAGTTCTACTTTGCTGAAGCCTGGATGATGTTTAGCGAAATCACCTTCCAGTCAG ACACAGCCATGTACAATACTACCCTGGCACCCCCCAAGACCGGCAGCAGCCCCCCCACTAGCACTCAACCAG GGGATGACCCCACCCACAAAATAGATGACAGCAACACCAGAATTCTGATTGTCTGCCTGGTGGCCATCATTCTAATCCTTGTCGCCATCATTGTCATCATCCTCTGGAGGCAGGTCTGGCAGAAGATGCTGGAGAAG GCCTCGCGGCGGATGCTGGACGATGAACTAACTGCTAGTCTGTCACTACAGAGCGAGACGTTCGCCTACAGCCACAACAACCCAACATCATCGTCAGCACCCAGCGAGCAGGAGTCTAGCTCCACCTACGAGCGTATCTTCCCCCTGGGCCCTGACTACCAGGAACCATCACGACTCATACGCATGCTACCTGAGTTCTCCCACACCTCCAAGGATGCCG TTTCGACCAGCACAGCAGTGACAGCCTCCAAGGCTCCCACTGCAACAGTTGCCCAGGACGGAGTCCCTCACTATGCAGAGGCAGACATCGTCAACCTGCAGGGCGTAACCGGGGGCAACACGTACGCGGTCCCTGCTTTAACCATGGACCTGCTGTCAGGGAAGGACGTGGCAGTGGAAGAGTTCCCCAGGAAACTGCTCACCTTCAAAGAGAAGCTGGGCGAGGGACAGTTTGGAGAG GTCCACTTGTGTGAGGCAGAGGGCATGAAGGAGTTTATAGATGAGGATTTCTCCTTCAACATCAGTGACAACCAGCCAGTACTGGTTGCTGTTAAGATGCTCAGAGCAGATGCTAACAAAAACGCCAG GAATGACTTCCTGAAGGAGATTAAGATCATGTCACGTCTGAAGGACCCCAACATCATCCGTCTGCTGGCCGTGTGTATCTGCAGCGACCCCCTCTGCATGATCACAGAGTACATGGAGAACGGTGACCTCAACCAGTTCCTGTCCCGCCATGAACCTGAGGGACAGATAGCACTCATCAGCAAAGTAACCACTGTCGG CTACAGTGACCTGCGCTACATGGCCACTCAGATTGCCTCAGGGATGAGGTACCTCTCCTCGCTTAACTTTGTCCACAGAGACCTGGCCACGAGGAACTGTCTGGTGGGGAAGAACTACACCATCAAGATTGCTGACTTTGGCATGAGCAGGAACCTGTACAGTGGAGACTACTACCGCATCCAGGGTCGGGCCGTGCTGCCCATACGATGGATGTCCTGGGAGAGCATACTGCTG GGTAAGTTCACCACAGCCAGTGACGTGTGGGCGTTTGGGGTGACACTGTGGGAGACCCTGACCTTCTGTAAGGAGCAGCCTTACTCCCAGCTGACTGATGAACAGGTCATAGAGAACACTGGGGAGTTCTTCAGGGACCAGAAACGACAG ATCTACCTGCCCCAGCCAGTGCTGTGTCCTGACTCTTTGTATAAGATCATGCTGTGTTGTTGGAGAAGGAACACCAAGGAGAGGCCTTCCTTCCAGGAGATTCACAGAGTGCTGTTGGAAAGCCAAGCTTAG